One genomic window of Candidatus Trichorickettsia mobilis includes the following:
- a CDS encoding sodium:solute symporter family transporter — protein MVLAKDKNFHFTNMEFTNPQFLEMIQLSLIFVIPALHPSIFQRISMAKNVRQIKNSFVLSSVSAMLMVLVTCWVGILMLVVDPSLKPEGLWFHIIDQYTSPGIRGLIIIGVTAMIMSTADSYINSSSILASHDIYAVFCQKITKKTELLFSKGMSFFIGILSIILAMTTTDMLSLMLLANNFYIPVVTVPLLFTIYGFRSSTKSVLMAMGAGSITVIIWRIFFMDSTGIDSIVPGTLANVLFLFGTHYLLGQPGGWIGIKDRKVLDELKKERKRTYYNIYYTIKNFSFITFCHKNSPKQEATYPVCGLFYIISTFSSMYSMSHELQQQYAEVLEVIYHSVLFVASCFLTYPIWPATFKQEKFISVFWILGTFYILVFSSSLLMMISNFEQLQLMIFMVDLIIIATLLRWHITLFMIISGVCISFEVYQYVCAHICIANGSTIHPESLQSKVIYFLLLTSSVLLIFLKPKEEKYLLTEEQNLHLTKNVMDIKRELSKVMEIRNEFLRNLQHETVTPITGITSMGQVLHKNYDKFNEQQRRMAVAEISKSSERLNSLITNLVDLSKLSSMGYQLNPEQVNISKLIYERIDKCKKLYVEYKNEDLQEFITDIEDNVNINCDQYYITQTIDNIIINAIQYCKSGRITIQLKKMTDLEIEFAVCDEGIGIPKEELYDIFGTFVVSSRTKTPAGGRGIGLAVCKKVIETHGGRIWAEQNIGGKGTTVRFTLSSVSLETGVIK, from the coding sequence ATGGTGTTAGCTAAAGATAAAAACTTCCACTTTACTAATATGGAGTTTACTAATCCACAATTTTTGGAAATGATTCAATTAAGTTTGATATTTGTGATTCCAGCACTGCATCCATCAATTTTTCAACGAATATCAATGGCTAAAAATGTTCGTCAAATAAAGAATTCTTTCGTTTTATCTTCGGTTTCTGCAATGTTGATGGTGTTAGTAACTTGTTGGGTAGGGATTTTAATGTTAGTTGTAGATCCCAGCTTAAAGCCAGAGGGTTTATGGTTCCACATCATTGATCAATATACTAGTCCTGGTATCAGAGGGTTAATTATTATTGGAGTTACAGCGATGATTATGTCCACTGCTGACTCATATATTAATTCTTCTTCTATTCTTGCTTCTCACGATATTTATGCAGTTTTCTGCCAGAAAATAACCAAAAAAACTGAATTATTGTTTTCTAAAGGAATGTCTTTTTTTATAGGTATCCTTTCTATTATATTAGCAATGACTACTACTGATATGCTAAGCCTTATGCTTTTAGCTAATAATTTTTATATACCAGTAGTAACAGTGCCGCTGTTATTCACAATTTATGGTTTTCGTAGTAGTACAAAATCTGTGTTAATGGCTATGGGAGCGGGGAGCATTACTGTTATAATATGGCGTATATTTTTCATGGATAGTACCGGGATAGATAGTATTGTTCCTGGAACTTTAGCCAATGTATTGTTTTTATTCGGTACTCACTATTTATTGGGTCAACCTGGTGGATGGATAGGGATAAAAGATCGTAAAGTATTAGATGAATTGAAAAAGGAGCGCAAAAGAACATACTACAACATTTATTATACTATTAAAAACTTTAGTTTTATAACATTTTGTCACAAAAATAGTCCTAAACAGGAGGCAACTTATCCTGTTTGTGGGTTATTCTACATAATCTCTACTTTTTCTTCAATGTACTCAATGTCGCACGAGTTACAGCAGCAATATGCTGAAGTGTTAGAAGTTATTTATCATTCTGTTTTATTCGTTGCAAGTTGTTTTCTGACTTATCCAATTTGGCCGGCTACTTTTAAGCAAGAAAAATTCATATCTGTATTTTGGATACTAGGTACCTTTTACATTTTAGTTTTTAGCAGTAGCTTATTGATGATGATTAGTAATTTTGAACAGTTACAGCTAATGATTTTTATGGTTGACCTAATCATAATAGCAACTTTGTTAAGGTGGCATATAACTTTATTTATGATTATTAGTGGGGTATGCATAAGTTTTGAGGTGTATCAGTACGTATGTGCCCATATTTGCATTGCTAACGGCAGCACAATACATCCGGAGAGCTTACAGTCTAAAGTAATATATTTTCTGCTGTTAACTAGTAGTGTTTTATTAATTTTTCTTAAACCAAAAGAAGAAAAATATTTATTAACTGAAGAACAAAATTTACATCTTACAAAGAATGTAATGGATATCAAAAGAGAGCTGTCAAAAGTGATGGAAATAAGGAATGAGTTCTTGCGTAACCTGCAACATGAAACTGTTACTCCTATCACAGGAATTACTAGTATGGGACAGGTTTTGCATAAAAATTATGATAAATTTAATGAGCAACAAAGACGCATGGCAGTAGCAGAAATATCTAAAAGTTCTGAAAGGTTGAATAGTCTTATTACTAACTTAGTTGATTTATCCAAATTATCTAGTATGGGATACCAGTTAAATCCAGAACAAGTTAATATTAGTAAATTGATCTATGAAAGAATAGATAAATGTAAGAAGTTATATGTGGAGTATAAAAATGAAGATTTACAAGAATTCATTACTGATATTGAAGATAATGTAAATATAAATTGTGATCAGTACTATATAACTCAAACAATCGATAATATAATAATTAATGCAATCCAGTATTGTAAGAGTGGTAGGATTACAATTCAATTAAAAAAAATGACAGATTTGGAAATAGAATTTGCTGTCTGTGACGAAGGTATAGGTATACCTAAAGAAGAATTATATGATATTTTCGGTACTTTTGTTGTAAGTTCTAGAACCAAAACTCCTGCTGGAGGGCGTGGTATAGGTCTTGCAGTATGTAAAAAGGTAATTGAAACTCACGGGGGTAGAATATGGGCGGAGCAAAATATTGGTGGTAAAGGAACTACTGTTAGATTTACTTTGTCTAGTGTCTCTCTTGAAACTGGTGTGATCAAATAA
- the rpiB gene encoding ribose 5-phosphate isomerase B has protein sequence MKLYNIVIASDHSGYTLKDKIIHHLINQNISVNDLGTDNTDTVDYPIYAKKVVTCILEDTASLGILICGTGIGMSITANRSSGIRAALCVNLFMSERARSHNDANILVLGAKITDEQLALEMVDKFLSTKFEGGRHSVRVSQIG, from the coding sequence ATGAAACTTTATAACATTGTAATTGCAAGCGATCATTCTGGATATACACTAAAAGATAAAATAATTCATCATTTAATTAATCAAAATATTTCAGTCAACGATCTTGGTACGGATAATACAGATACCGTGGATTACCCAATATATGCAAAAAAAGTTGTTACTTGCATCCTAGAAGATACTGCTTCCTTAGGTATTTTGATTTGCGGTACTGGGATTGGCATGTCTATTACTGCCAATAGAAGTTCTGGTATTCGAGCAGCATTATGTGTTAATTTATTTATGTCAGAAAGAGCAAGATCACATAATGATGCAAATATTCTTGTGCTTGGCGCTAAAATCACCGATGAGCAATTAGCTTTAGAAATGGTTGACAAGTTCCTGAGCACAAAATTTGAAGGCGGCCGACATAGCGTCAGAGTATCACAAATTGGTTAG
- a CDS encoding M23 family metallopeptidase, with amino-acid sequence MNNILLPLFLIFMICGCVTQQPAPIEYKNSNGYNKDHQTINTGNWSGDQDKTIGAIKTEDTVISQPLPIKQKEYDKISGELHDPYHDDENIVMPQNLSNHKLDETEKLAQEQKQDLTNNESNDTGYDYLRPVKGEIITKFGEITHGKKSNGIDIAAAQGSAIISVAAGEIVYAGFDEKFGNLVIVKLNDNNLYVAYAHMNDLMFSKGEVVKQGDLIGHVGSTGHTDMPKLHFAIREGKTAVNPLKYIPE; translated from the coding sequence ATGAATAATATCTTGCTGCCATTATTTTTAATTTTCATGATTTGTGGCTGTGTTACTCAGCAGCCAGCCCCTATTGAATACAAAAATAGTAATGGTTATAATAAGGATCATCAAACTATCAATACTGGTAATTGGAGTGGTGATCAAGACAAAACTATTGGAGCGATTAAAACTGAAGATACAGTAATAAGCCAGCCACTGCCAATAAAACAGAAAGAATATGATAAAATATCAGGTGAGTTGCATGACCCTTATCACGATGATGAAAATATAGTTATGCCACAAAATTTGTCGAATCATAAACTTGATGAAACAGAAAAACTTGCGCAAGAACAAAAACAGGATCTTACTAATAACGAGTCTAATGATACTGGGTATGACTATTTAAGACCTGTAAAAGGTGAAATAATTACAAAATTTGGCGAGATTACTCATGGTAAGAAAAGTAACGGTATCGATATAGCAGCTGCGCAAGGAAGCGCTATAATATCTGTGGCTGCTGGAGAAATAGTATATGCAGGGTTTGATGAGAAATTTGGTAATCTGGTGATAGTAAAATTAAATGATAATAATTTATATGTTGCATATGCCCATATGAATGATTTGATGTTTAGTAAAGGAGAGGTGGTAAAACAAGGTGATCTGATTGGTCATGTGGGTAGTACTGGTCACACTGACATGCCTAAACTCCATTTTGCAATAAGAGAAGGCAAGACGGCGGTAAATCCATTAAAATATATCCCTGAATAA
- a CDS encoding ribosome maturation factor RimP has product MQNLEQKLFNIIEGTINQLGFELVKITLQNQPKMFEILIDKYDNQKVSIGDCRLVSKNISILLDVQDVIKDKYYLVVSSAGIERPLITFKDYHKFLGSEIKMRLKSMISGCSHYKGKIIKAENNIVYLKSDDKEVEVPFDLIKSANLVLTDDMFRKLLNK; this is encoded by the coding sequence ATGCAAAATCTAGAACAAAAATTATTTAATATCATTGAAGGTACAATAAACCAACTTGGTTTTGAATTGGTAAAAATCACTTTGCAAAATCAGCCTAAAATGTTTGAAATTTTGATTGATAAGTATGATAATCAAAAGGTGAGTATTGGTGATTGTCGATTGGTGAGTAAAAATATATCCATTTTACTTGATGTCCAGGATGTCATTAAAGATAAGTATTATTTAGTGGTCTCCTCTGCTGGTATTGAAAGACCATTAATTACGTTTAAAGATTATCATAAATTTTTAGGCTCTGAGATTAAAATGAGGCTAAAATCAATGATTAGTGGATGTAGCCATTATAAGGGCAAAATAATTAAAGCAGAAAATAATATAGTATATTTAAAGAGTGATGATAAAGAAGTAGAAGTACCATTTGACTTAATTAAGAGTGCTAATTTAGTGCTTACCGACGATATGTTTAGGAAATTATTAAATAAGTAA
- the nusA gene encoding transcription termination factor NusA: MINVGNVNVEILQIVEAVSREKGISKDHLITAMEQAVQVAGRRKYGNEHNIRAEISRKNGEIKLFRVLEVVELPENYFTQISLADACEQKPDAKLGDEIYESLPPIDLGRVAAQTAKQVIIQRVNEAEREKQYQDFKDRKGEVLNGTVKRIEFGNIIVDLGGRAEAIIKKDQLIKTENLKVNDRIKAYVQDVKFEPKGPQIFLSRVDDNMLARLFELEVPEIYDGVIEIKNIARDPGSKAKIAVFAADSSVDPIGSCVGIRGGRVRAITNELGGEKIDIILWSKNIAQFVMNAMAPVEISKIVIDEDRGRVEIVVPTEQLSVAIGRRGQNVRLASRLTGWHIDVMTEEQESKRRTDEFNSTTELYMAALDVEEVIAQLLSVEGFVSIEQIASADINDLTAIDGFEEELASELKKRAADYIDTKNNEIINKLEQLGVVQELIDMLALSPEHILTLAEYGIKTIEDLAEMTVDEFKALVPNTNLSHQDIGVLIKAAREQS; encoded by the coding sequence ATGATTAATGTTGGTAACGTAAACGTAGAAATTTTACAAATAGTAGAAGCAGTCTCGCGAGAAAAAGGTATTTCCAAAGACCATTTAATTACAGCGATGGAACAAGCAGTGCAAGTTGCTGGTCGTAGAAAGTATGGTAATGAACATAATATACGAGCAGAAATTAGTAGAAAGAATGGTGAAATTAAATTGTTTAGAGTGTTAGAGGTAGTGGAATTACCTGAGAATTATTTTACGCAAATTTCATTAGCAGATGCGTGTGAACAAAAACCAGATGCCAAGTTAGGTGATGAAATTTATGAAAGTTTACCACCTATTGATTTAGGTAGAGTAGCAGCGCAAACAGCTAAGCAAGTTATTATTCAACGTGTTAATGAAGCAGAACGAGAAAAGCAATATCAGGATTTTAAAGATAGAAAAGGTGAGGTTTTAAATGGGACAGTTAAGAGAATAGAGTTTGGTAATATTATAGTTGATCTTGGTGGTCGAGCTGAGGCAATTATCAAAAAAGATCAATTAATTAAAACCGAAAATCTTAAAGTTAATGATCGAATTAAAGCGTATGTACAAGATGTTAAATTTGAGCCAAAAGGACCGCAAATTTTTCTTTCTAGAGTAGATGATAACATGTTAGCCAGATTATTTGAGCTAGAGGTGCCTGAAATTTATGATGGCGTCATTGAAATTAAGAATATTGCGCGTGATCCTGGCTCAAAAGCAAAAATTGCCGTCTTTGCTGCGGATTCTAGTGTAGATCCTATTGGTTCTTGCGTTGGTATACGTGGTGGTAGGGTAAGAGCAATTACCAATGAATTAGGTGGGGAAAAGATAGACATAATACTTTGGAGTAAAAATATTGCTCAATTTGTTATGAATGCTATGGCTCCTGTAGAAATTTCAAAAATTGTTATTGACGAAGATCGTGGTCGAGTCGAAATTGTGGTGCCAACCGAGCAGTTAAGTGTAGCCATTGGCAGACGAGGACAAAATGTACGTCTAGCGTCCAGGCTTACAGGGTGGCATATTGATGTAATGACTGAGGAACAAGAGTCAAAACGTCGTACTGATGAATTTAATTCAACTACAGAATTATATATGGCAGCTCTGGATGTTGAAGAAGTGATAGCTCAACTTTTATCGGTTGAAGGTTTTGTTAGTATTGAACAAATAGCGTCTGCAGATATTAATGATTTAACTGCTATTGATGGGTTTGAAGAAGAATTGGCCTCTGAACTTAAAAAGCGTGCAGCAGATTATATTGATACAAAAAACAATGAAATCATTAATAAATTAGAACAGCTAGGAGTTGTACAAGAATTAATAGATATGTTGGCTCTCTCTCCAGAACACATATTAACACTTGCTGAGTATGGTATCAAAACTATTGAAGATTTAGCTGAAATGACAGTAGATGAATTTAAAGCACTAGTACCAAATACAAATTTATCGCATCAAGATATTGGAGTGTTAATTAAGGCTGCTAGAGAACAAAGCTAA
- the infB gene encoding translation initiation factor IF-2, whose product MTDIQDNKPKKLTLDRTKLSFGKSIDHANVKRSVIGSKSNTIVEVKKSKVIGNATNSSITTTDSDHEEFNKRLSLLKRAADDKVKDSESKISTLSKLVAMNQLKAEQVITNEQSDSASKQSVIATPIGAEDGGDKNLQIIAAERSGVIGRPNEAFEEENSAKKKLGDAKAVPQKAKVEEPKKLKKSDILHMLEGGEGAGADKGRSLASIRRAKEKAKRKQELLQKHDKIYREVIIPEVITVGELAGRMAERVADVIRELMKLGVIATALQSIDADTAELIVTAFGHSAKRVQESDVENILIQEIDTSENLQPRAPIVTVMGHVDHGKTSLLDALKSTDIVSYEAGGITQHIGAYRVTLANGKAITFIDTPGHEAFTEMRIRGAQVTDIVILVVAADDGIKAQTIEAINHAKAAGVPIVVAINKIDKPDINLDRVKNELLMHELVAEDLGGDTMIIPVSALKKINLDKLEEAVLLLAEMQDLKANPTAPASGIVIESRIDKGKGVIATILIQRGTLKNGDLMVAGGTYGRIKRINNDKGIDILSAGPTEPVEIYGLNEAPRAGDRFDVILNEKHARDITEYRMRLIKEKKVAVTKGSSLEDLFMKASGTGGIKELAIIIKGDVQGSVEAIATSLLKLPNDEVRVKILHQAVGGITESDVTLARASNAIILGFNVRSNANAASMAEKDKADIRYYSIIYNLIDDMKAIMNGMLSPIMREQFIGSVVIRQIFNITKIGKVAGSYVTKGMIKRGAGVRLLRDDIVIHEGKLKTLKRFKDDVKEVKEGFECGIAFENYDDIKVTDTVEVFEVIEEKKQLF is encoded by the coding sequence ATGACTGACATTCAAGATAATAAACCAAAGAAACTAACGCTTGATAGAACTAAATTATCATTTGGCAAATCTATTGATCATGCAAATGTTAAGCGTAGTGTAATTGGCTCTAAGTCGAATACAATTGTAGAAGTTAAAAAAAGTAAAGTTATTGGAAATGCAACAAATTCGTCCATTACTACAACAGATTCTGATCATGAAGAATTTAATAAGCGTTTAAGTTTATTAAAAAGGGCTGCGGATGATAAGGTAAAAGATTCGGAATCTAAAATTAGTACTTTGAGTAAGCTTGTTGCAATGAATCAACTTAAAGCTGAACAAGTAATAACTAATGAACAGTCAGATAGTGCATCAAAGCAGTCAGTAATTGCCACTCCAATAGGTGCTGAAGATGGTGGTGATAAAAACCTTCAAATAATAGCAGCTGAGCGTAGTGGTGTGATAGGACGGCCTAACGAGGCATTTGAAGAAGAAAATAGCGCTAAAAAGAAGCTTGGTGATGCTAAAGCAGTGCCTCAAAAAGCTAAGGTTGAAGAACCAAAGAAACTAAAAAAATCTGATATCCTTCATATGCTTGAAGGTGGGGAGGGAGCAGGAGCAGATAAGGGGCGCAGTCTAGCTTCAATTCGTCGAGCAAAAGAAAAAGCAAAGCGTAAGCAGGAATTACTGCAAAAACACGACAAAATTTATAGAGAAGTAATTATTCCTGAGGTGATTACTGTAGGTGAGTTAGCCGGACGTATGGCAGAACGTGTTGCCGATGTAATTCGTGAACTGATGAAACTCGGTGTCATAGCCACTGCGCTGCAGTCAATTGATGCAGATACTGCAGAATTGATTGTTACAGCTTTTGGTCACAGCGCAAAAAGAGTACAGGAATCTGATGTTGAAAATATCTTAATTCAAGAGATAGATACCTCTGAGAATCTTCAACCAAGAGCGCCAATAGTTACAGTCATGGGTCATGTTGATCATGGCAAAACCTCATTATTAGATGCATTAAAATCAACCGATATTGTAAGTTATGAGGCTGGGGGTATTACTCAGCATATAGGAGCTTATCGGGTTACTTTAGCTAATGGTAAAGCTATTACTTTTATTGATACTCCAGGCCATGAGGCTTTTACCGAAATGAGAATCAGAGGCGCTCAAGTAACTGATATAGTAATTCTGGTAGTTGCTGCTGATGATGGTATTAAAGCTCAGACTATTGAAGCGATCAATCATGCTAAGGCTGCTGGTGTTCCAATAGTTGTAGCAATTAATAAGATTGATAAGCCAGATATTAATCTGGATAGAGTAAAAAATGAGTTATTAATGCATGAACTAGTAGCTGAAGATCTTGGTGGAGATACTATGATCATCCCAGTATCAGCTCTTAAAAAAATCAACCTCGACAAATTAGAAGAAGCGGTGTTGTTGCTAGCTGAGATGCAGGATCTTAAAGCAAATCCAACAGCGCCGGCTTCTGGTATAGTCATTGAATCAAGAATAGATAAAGGCAAAGGCGTAATTGCGACAATATTAATCCAGCGTGGAACACTCAAAAATGGCGATTTGATGGTGGCTGGTGGTACTTATGGTAGAATAAAGCGTATTAATAATGATAAAGGCATTGATATACTTAGCGCTGGCCCTACTGAGCCGGTAGAAATTTATGGATTGAATGAAGCGCCACGTGCTGGAGACCGGTTCGATGTGATTTTGAATGAAAAACATGCTCGTGATATTACCGAGTATCGTATGCGTCTGATAAAGGAGAAGAAGGTAGCAGTTACGAAGGGCAGTAGCCTGGAAGATTTATTTATGAAAGCTTCTGGTACTGGAGGTATCAAGGAATTAGCGATAATAATAAAGGGGGACGTGCAAGGGTCAGTTGAAGCTATTGCTACTAGCTTATTAAAATTACCTAATGATGAGGTGCGTGTAAAAATTCTACATCAGGCTGTTGGCGGCATCACGGAATCGGATGTAACCTTGGCTAGAGCTTCAAATGCAATAATTTTAGGGTTTAATGTCAGGTCTAATGCTAATGCAGCGAGCATGGCAGAAAAAGATAAAGCGGATATACGTTATTATTCTATTATCTATAACTTAATTGATGACATGAAAGCAATAATGAATGGTATGTTATCGCCAATTATGCGTGAACAATTTATAGGTTCAGTGGTAATCAGACAAATATTTAATATTACTAAAATTGGTAAGGTGGCTGGTAGTTATGTTACCAAGGGGATGATTAAAAGAGGCGCTGGTGTACGATTGCTACGTGATGATATTGTTATACATGAAGGTAAACTCAAAACGCTTAAACGTTTTAAAGACGATGTCAAAGAAGTTAAGGAAGGTTTCGAGTGTGGTATCGCATTCGAGAATTATGATGATATAAAAGTTACTGACACTGTGGAAGTGTTTGAAGTTATTGAAGAGAAGAAACAATTATTTTAG
- the rbfA gene encoding 30S ribosome-binding factor RbfA, protein MDKAESFRQQRVANLINTAIIECLERGKKLDIRLIDSPLTITKVVVTGDLKLAKCYFMPFNTKLSEVELLEALNNSKYAIRDFVTHKIDLKYSPDIRFFYDHGFDNERIVNQLLDKL, encoded by the coding sequence ATGGATAAAGCAGAATCATTTAGACAACAAAGAGTTGCAAACCTAATTAATACAGCGATAATCGAGTGTTTGGAGCGTGGTAAAAAGCTGGATATCAGATTAATAGATTCTCCTCTAACTATTACTAAAGTAGTAGTTACTGGCGATCTTAAGCTTGCAAAATGTTATTTTATGCCATTTAATACCAAACTTAGTGAAGTCGAACTTTTAGAGGCATTAAATAATTCTAAATATGCAATTAGAGATTTTGTAACTCATAAAATAGACCTTAAATATTCTCCAGATATTCGGTTTTTTTATGACCATGGTTTTGATAATGAACGTATAGTGAATCAGTTATTAGATAAGTTATAG
- a CDS encoding tyrosine-type recombinase/integrase: MKDHHINFTKKAIEDIELPASGKRNYFYDTKIKGLELVVTDKGNKSFKVYKKFDGKPIRINIGVFPNLSVEQARRAAQLILADLAQGKNPNDQKSQSQDELTLGKMFKIFMERYSKPNKKTWKADEQDIPRFLGHLFDRKLSAINKQEIQLLHEQIKLNNGLVQANRLLSRFLALYNKAIEWGYTTINPGLSIKKFKERSRERFLHPDKLPRFLSALEEEENETIKDYIYISLLTGARKSNVLSMQWADVNMQRKEWVIPITKNGDQQQVHLVDKAIEILGKRASKYGANKFVFEGTGSTGHLIEPKKGWKRVLKRAGIENLCIHDLRRTLGSYQAALGANSYIIGKSLGHKSQAATAIYARLSLDPVKKSVEKATQAILKYAK, translated from the coding sequence ATGAAAGATCATCACATTAATTTTACCAAGAAAGCAATAGAAGATATTGAACTCCCAGCTAGCGGTAAACGGAATTACTTTTATGACACTAAGATTAAAGGTTTAGAATTAGTAGTAACAGACAAAGGGAATAAATCGTTTAAGGTTTATAAAAAATTTGATGGCAAACCGATAAGAATAAATATTGGGGTATTTCCTAATTTGTCAGTAGAACAAGCTAGACGTGCTGCGCAATTAATACTTGCTGATTTAGCTCAAGGTAAAAATCCTAACGACCAAAAATCTCAATCTCAAGACGAATTGACTTTGGGTAAAATGTTTAAGATTTTCATGGAACGTTACAGCAAGCCTAATAAAAAGACATGGAAAGCTGATGAGCAAGACATACCGCGATTTTTAGGACATTTATTTGATCGTAAGCTTTCTGCTATTAACAAACAAGAGATACAGTTGCTACATGAACAAATAAAATTAAATAACGGATTGGTGCAAGCTAATCGCCTACTATCTCGTTTTTTAGCTCTATATAATAAAGCAATTGAGTGGGGATATACTACTATTAACCCAGGATTAAGTATTAAGAAATTTAAAGAGAGATCACGAGAAAGATTTCTGCATCCCGATAAGCTTCCTCGGTTTTTATCAGCGCTGGAAGAAGAAGAGAATGAAACAATTAAAGATTATATTTATATTTCATTACTGACTGGTGCTAGAAAATCGAATGTACTCAGTATGCAATGGGCTGATGTTAATATGCAGCGCAAAGAATGGGTAATCCCTATTACAAAGAATGGAGATCAACAACAAGTACACCTTGTTGACAAAGCAATCGAAATACTGGGTAAGAGAGCTAGCAAATATGGCGCAAATAAATTTGTATTTGAAGGCACGGGGAGTACAGGCCATTTAATAGAACCTAAGAAGGGGTGGAAAAGAGTTTTAAAACGTGCGGGCATAGAAAATTTATGCATACATGATTTACGACGTACTTTAGGCAGTTACCAAGCAGCTCTGGGAGCTAATAGCTACATTATAGGGAAAAGCTTAGGACACAAGAGTCAGGCAGCAACAGCCATATACGCTCGACTAAGTTTAGATCCAGTAAAAAAAAGCGTAGAGAAAGCTACTCAAGCAATACTGAAATATGCAAAATGA
- a CDS encoding DUF1778 domain-containing protein, whose amino-acid sequence MKNTALNIRTSEEKKRLISKAANMIGSNLSNFLIQSATKEAYRILNEQNNIMLDDEQWEAFCNQLDQKPKFKPALHDLLTKPSVFND is encoded by the coding sequence ATGAAAAATACAGCACTCAATATTAGAACCAGTGAAGAAAAGAAAAGGCTAATAAGTAAAGCGGCGAATATGATTGGTAGTAATTTATCTAATTTTCTGATCCAGTCTGCTACTAAAGAAGCATATAGGATTTTAAATGAGCAAAATAATATCATGTTAGATGATGAGCAATGGGAGGCTTTTTGTAACCAGCTAGACCAAAAACCTAAATTCAAGCCAGCTCTACATGATTTACTAACAAAGCCCAGCGTTTTTAATGATTGA
- a CDS encoding GNAT family N-acetyltransferase, with translation MIDLKSPALLDKLHIRQQFDCGEEALNTFLKEYALQNSENNASRTYVCATKNDNTVASYYTLTYGAISNQEATEKVKKNMPRYPIPVMILARLGVDEKYQKLGLGKEMLKDAFLRTLQASEIAGLKAIIAHAKNLNAISFYKKYGFEQSKFDKKHLMLTIQDIFCSLDVQNKL, from the coding sequence ATGATTGACCTAAAAAGCCCTGCATTATTAGATAAATTGCATATACGCCAACAATTTGATTGTGGGGAAGAAGCGTTAAATACTTTTTTAAAAGAATACGCTCTACAAAATAGTGAAAATAATGCTTCAAGAACATATGTATGTGCTACGAAGAATGACAATACTGTTGCCAGTTATTATACATTAACTTATGGAGCAATTAGCAATCAAGAGGCTACTGAAAAAGTAAAGAAAAACATGCCACGTTATCCTATACCGGTAATGATACTGGCAAGACTCGGAGTAGATGAAAAATATCAAAAACTTGGTTTAGGCAAAGAAATGCTTAAAGATGCATTCTTAAGAACATTACAAGCTTCAGAAATTGCTGGACTAAAAGCTATTATAGCCCATGCCAAAAATCTTAATGCTATAAGCTTTTATAAGAAATACGGCTTTGAGCAATCTAAGTTTGATAAGAAACATCTAATGCTTACTATCCAAGATATATTCTGTTCTTTAGATGTACAAAATAAACTCTAG